From the genome of Mixophyes fleayi isolate aMixFle1 chromosome 2, aMixFle1.hap1, whole genome shotgun sequence, one region includes:
- the LOC142141188 gene encoding inhibin beta E chain-like isoform X1 encodes MQKVNLFLAASRGQSNVYICCCYNTMTVQIVLPLLLVAMQTSLADVSCSSCRAFSQPMQAQTEKEILLEVAKQNILNKLHLRQRPNISHTMPRENLAQALQRLNIKLDEDHSVELPREDGGGDDNLDFNQNHEIISFAEIDNSKGVLHFRLSTEKEKSEEIHQAHVWLYLKTAFRNKITISVTCKFLPKDHSIKGTVQAKALSGGWYMVPLPMLSGKTLGEEEESIYIELRCLNCQNPLKMDNISQVHRPFLALKLRNKQEDSRIRRHITECTGDIDICCLKKFYIDFKDIGWNDWIISPKGYYMNLCEGRCPVHLARAPGIAASSHTAIFSLIKANNVYSNLSLCCIPTKRRPLSFLYFDIHNTIVKADVPDMIVESCGCT; translated from the exons ATGCAAAAGGTTAATTTGTTCCTTGCAGCCTCCCGAGGTCAGAGTAATGTGTATATTTGCTGTTGCT ATAACACCATGACAGTCCAAATTGTTTTACCTCTTTTACTGGTTGCCATGCAGACTTCGCTGGCAGACGTATCCTGTTCATCATGCAGAGCTTTCAGCCAACCTATGCAAGCTCAGACTGAGAAAGAAATACTTCTGGAAGTGGCCAAGCAGAACATTCTGAACAAACTTCACTTGCGTCAGCGGCCAAACATTTCACACACGATGCCCAGGGAGAATCTGGCACAGGCTTTGCAACGATTGAACATTAAGTTAGATGAGGACCATTCAGTAGAGTTGCCAAGAGAGGATGGTGGAGGGGACGACAATTTGGATTTTAATCAAAACCATGAAATCATCAGTTTTGCTGAAATAG ATAACTCTAAGGGTGTTCTTCACTTCCGGCTGTCTACTGAGAAAGAAAAAAGTGAGGAGATACACCAAGCACATGTCTGGCTCTATCTGAAAACAGCATTCCGCAACAAGATAACCATTTCAGTAACTTGTAAATTCCTGCCCAAGGACCATTCAATCAAAGGCACAGTGCAGGCGAAAGCTTTAAGTGGTGGTTGGTATATGGTCCCTCTACCTATGCTCAGCGGAAAAACTCTTGGCGAGGAGGAAGAATCTATATACATAGAACTCAGGTGTCTGAATTGTCAGAATCCACTAAAAATGGACAATATTAGTCAAGTCCATCGCCCATTTCTAGCTCTGAAATTGCGCAACAAACAGGAGGACTCTCGAATTCGGAGGCACATCACTGAATGCACTGGTGACATAGATATTTGCTGTCTGAAGAAGTTTTACATTGATTTTAAAGACATTGGCTGGAATGACTGGATAATTAGTCCAAAGGGTTATTACATGAATCTATGTGAAGGAAGGTGTCCTGTTCACCTGGCCAGAGCCCCAGGAATCGCAGCATCTAGTCATACAGCTATCTTTAGCCTCATAAAGGCAAACAATGTATATTCTAATCTAAGCCTGTGTTGTATTCCAACCAAACGAAGGCCTCTGTCTTTTCTCTACTTTGATATACACAATACCATTGTCAAGGCAGATGTTCCTGATATGATAGTGGAAAGCTGCGGCTGCACCTAA
- the LOC142141188 gene encoding inhibin beta B chain-like isoform X2 translates to MQKVNLFLAASRDNTMTVQIVLPLLLVAMQTSLADVSCSSCRAFSQPMQAQTEKEILLEVAKQNILNKLHLRQRPNISHTMPRENLAQALQRLNIKLDEDHSVELPREDGGGDDNLDFNQNHEIISFAEIDNSKGVLHFRLSTEKEKSEEIHQAHVWLYLKTAFRNKITISVTCKFLPKDHSIKGTVQAKALSGGWYMVPLPMLSGKTLGEEEESIYIELRCLNCQNPLKMDNISQVHRPFLALKLRNKQEDSRIRRHITECTGDIDICCLKKFYIDFKDIGWNDWIISPKGYYMNLCEGRCPVHLARAPGIAASSHTAIFSLIKANNVYSNLSLCCIPTKRRPLSFLYFDIHNTIVKADVPDMIVESCGCT, encoded by the exons ATGCAAAAGGTTAATTTGTTCCTTGCAGCCTCCCGAG ATAACACCATGACAGTCCAAATTGTTTTACCTCTTTTACTGGTTGCCATGCAGACTTCGCTGGCAGACGTATCCTGTTCATCATGCAGAGCTTTCAGCCAACCTATGCAAGCTCAGACTGAGAAAGAAATACTTCTGGAAGTGGCCAAGCAGAACATTCTGAACAAACTTCACTTGCGTCAGCGGCCAAACATTTCACACACGATGCCCAGGGAGAATCTGGCACAGGCTTTGCAACGATTGAACATTAAGTTAGATGAGGACCATTCAGTAGAGTTGCCAAGAGAGGATGGTGGAGGGGACGACAATTTGGATTTTAATCAAAACCATGAAATCATCAGTTTTGCTGAAATAG ATAACTCTAAGGGTGTTCTTCACTTCCGGCTGTCTACTGAGAAAGAAAAAAGTGAGGAGATACACCAAGCACATGTCTGGCTCTATCTGAAAACAGCATTCCGCAACAAGATAACCATTTCAGTAACTTGTAAATTCCTGCCCAAGGACCATTCAATCAAAGGCACAGTGCAGGCGAAAGCTTTAAGTGGTGGTTGGTATATGGTCCCTCTACCTATGCTCAGCGGAAAAACTCTTGGCGAGGAGGAAGAATCTATATACATAGAACTCAGGTGTCTGAATTGTCAGAATCCACTAAAAATGGACAATATTAGTCAAGTCCATCGCCCATTTCTAGCTCTGAAATTGCGCAACAAACAGGAGGACTCTCGAATTCGGAGGCACATCACTGAATGCACTGGTGACATAGATATTTGCTGTCTGAAGAAGTTTTACATTGATTTTAAAGACATTGGCTGGAATGACTGGATAATTAGTCCAAAGGGTTATTACATGAATCTATGTGAAGGAAGGTGTCCTGTTCACCTGGCCAGAGCCCCAGGAATCGCAGCATCTAGTCATACAGCTATCTTTAGCCTCATAAAGGCAAACAATGTATATTCTAATCTAAGCCTGTGTTGTATTCCAACCAAACGAAGGCCTCTGTCTTTTCTCTACTTTGATATACACAATACCATTGTCAAGGCAGATGTTCCTGATATGATAGTGGAAAGCTGCGGCTGCACCTAA
- the LOC142141188 gene encoding inhibin beta B chain-like isoform X3, which yields MTVQIVLPLLLVAMQTSLADVSCSSCRAFSQPMQAQTEKEILLEVAKQNILNKLHLRQRPNISHTMPRENLAQALQRLNIKLDEDHSVELPREDGGGDDNLDFNQNHEIISFAEIDNSKGVLHFRLSTEKEKSEEIHQAHVWLYLKTAFRNKITISVTCKFLPKDHSIKGTVQAKALSGGWYMVPLPMLSGKTLGEEEESIYIELRCLNCQNPLKMDNISQVHRPFLALKLRNKQEDSRIRRHITECTGDIDICCLKKFYIDFKDIGWNDWIISPKGYYMNLCEGRCPVHLARAPGIAASSHTAIFSLIKANNVYSNLSLCCIPTKRRPLSFLYFDIHNTIVKADVPDMIVESCGCT from the exons ATGACAGTCCAAATTGTTTTACCTCTTTTACTGGTTGCCATGCAGACTTCGCTGGCAGACGTATCCTGTTCATCATGCAGAGCTTTCAGCCAACCTATGCAAGCTCAGACTGAGAAAGAAATACTTCTGGAAGTGGCCAAGCAGAACATTCTGAACAAACTTCACTTGCGTCAGCGGCCAAACATTTCACACACGATGCCCAGGGAGAATCTGGCACAGGCTTTGCAACGATTGAACATTAAGTTAGATGAGGACCATTCAGTAGAGTTGCCAAGAGAGGATGGTGGAGGGGACGACAATTTGGATTTTAATCAAAACCATGAAATCATCAGTTTTGCTGAAATAG ATAACTCTAAGGGTGTTCTTCACTTCCGGCTGTCTACTGAGAAAGAAAAAAGTGAGGAGATACACCAAGCACATGTCTGGCTCTATCTGAAAACAGCATTCCGCAACAAGATAACCATTTCAGTAACTTGTAAATTCCTGCCCAAGGACCATTCAATCAAAGGCACAGTGCAGGCGAAAGCTTTAAGTGGTGGTTGGTATATGGTCCCTCTACCTATGCTCAGCGGAAAAACTCTTGGCGAGGAGGAAGAATCTATATACATAGAACTCAGGTGTCTGAATTGTCAGAATCCACTAAAAATGGACAATATTAGTCAAGTCCATCGCCCATTTCTAGCTCTGAAATTGCGCAACAAACAGGAGGACTCTCGAATTCGGAGGCACATCACTGAATGCACTGGTGACATAGATATTTGCTGTCTGAAGAAGTTTTACATTGATTTTAAAGACATTGGCTGGAATGACTGGATAATTAGTCCAAAGGGTTATTACATGAATCTATGTGAAGGAAGGTGTCCTGTTCACCTGGCCAGAGCCCCAGGAATCGCAGCATCTAGTCATACAGCTATCTTTAGCCTCATAAAGGCAAACAATGTATATTCTAATCTAAGCCTGTGTTGTATTCCAACCAAACGAAGGCCTCTGTCTTTTCTCTACTTTGATATACACAATACCATTGTCAAGGCAGATGTTCCTGATATGATAGTGGAAAGCTGCGGCTGCACCTAA